The following coding sequences lie in one Arthrobacter sp. PGP41 genomic window:
- a CDS encoding amino acid ABC transporter ATP-binding protein: protein MNDVVNSSAGTIHAAGVSIKDLRKAYGSNEVLKGISLNVAPGEVVCLIGPSGSGKSTLLRCVNLLEQPNQGSIHVGGYEATDPDVDIDKMRRKVGMVFQQFNLFPHLDAKRNCSIAQTKVLKRSQAEADKVSMHNLERVGLGHLADRFPDQLSGGQQQRVAIARALSMDPELMLFDEPTSALDPETVGDVLSVMRNLAKEGMTMLVVTHEMGFAREVADRVVFMDGGVVVEEGAAEHVISAPTQPRTKEFLRRVLDPTHIGLEE, encoded by the coding sequence ATGAACGACGTCGTAAATTCCTCCGCCGGCACCATCCACGCCGCCGGCGTCTCCATCAAGGACCTGCGCAAGGCCTACGGCTCCAACGAGGTCCTCAAGGGCATCAGCCTGAATGTGGCGCCGGGCGAAGTGGTGTGCCTGATCGGGCCCTCCGGCTCCGGCAAGTCCACCCTGCTCCGCTGCGTGAACCTGCTGGAACAGCCCAACCAGGGCAGCATCCACGTGGGCGGCTACGAGGCCACGGACCCGGATGTGGACATCGACAAAATGCGCCGCAAAGTGGGCATGGTGTTCCAGCAGTTCAACCTTTTTCCGCACCTGGACGCCAAGCGCAACTGCTCCATCGCACAAACGAAGGTCCTCAAGCGCTCCCAGGCCGAGGCGGACAAGGTGTCCATGCACAACCTTGAGCGCGTAGGCCTGGGACACCTCGCGGACCGTTTCCCTGACCAGCTCTCCGGCGGCCAGCAGCAGCGTGTGGCTATTGCCCGGGCGCTCAGCATGGACCCGGAGCTGATGCTCTTCGACGAGCCCACCTCCGCGCTGGACCCTGAGACCGTGGGCGATGTCCTCTCCGTCATGCGGAACCTCGCGAAGGAAGGCATGACCATGCTGGTGGTGACCCACGAAATGGGCTTCGCACGCGAGGTGGCGGACCGCGTGGTGTTCATGGACGGCGGCGTTGTGGTGGAGGAAGGCGCGGCCGAGCATGTCATTTCCGCCCCCACCCAGCCCCGCACCAAGGAGTTCCTGCGCCGCGTCCTCGATCCGACGCATATCGGCCTCGAGGAGTAG
- a CDS encoding type IV toxin-antitoxin system AbiEi family antitoxin domain-containing protein codes for MDTNALILSSDYARLGKDSRELARKCAAGELRRIRHGVYVSEAVWRDLKPWDRYPLLILATATTLRTRSVFCLESAAALWRIPLLGAQKVVHACTDDPAGGRSKPGISRHRISASGSEICERTGLLVTSRERTVLDLGALRPFEHAVIAFDHVLKPDAVTGLPPLDKDSLKLMASERYSAAAARRIGTALDFADPNSGSPGESLSRAYMFLGGFPIPLLQRGVVDRKGFVAYLDFEWGAERIAGEFDGLVKYQKPEFLRGRTPSEVVIAEKKREDRIRATGRRVVRWTWAELRDAETFAAFLIAEGVPRLPLRATIPGVRARKGQPPSGAG; via the coding sequence ATGGACACCAATGCACTCATACTCAGCAGCGATTATGCCCGCCTTGGCAAAGACTCCCGGGAACTTGCGCGGAAGTGCGCAGCAGGGGAGCTGCGCCGGATCAGGCATGGCGTCTATGTTTCCGAGGCTGTCTGGAGGGACCTCAAGCCATGGGACCGGTATCCGCTGCTGATCCTGGCGACGGCCACCACACTGAGGACGCGGAGCGTTTTTTGCCTGGAATCGGCGGCGGCCCTTTGGCGCATCCCGCTCCTGGGGGCACAGAAGGTGGTCCATGCCTGCACCGACGATCCGGCTGGTGGCCGGTCGAAGCCAGGGATCAGCCGCCACCGCATCAGCGCGAGTGGTTCGGAGATCTGCGAGCGGACAGGGCTCCTGGTGACTTCAAGGGAACGTACTGTCCTGGATTTGGGCGCTCTCCGGCCGTTTGAGCACGCCGTGATTGCGTTCGACCACGTACTCAAGCCGGACGCCGTTACGGGCCTGCCACCCCTGGACAAAGACTCTTTGAAGCTGATGGCAAGCGAACGATACAGTGCGGCCGCGGCCAGGCGAATCGGTACCGCACTGGACTTCGCCGACCCGAATTCCGGATCACCGGGTGAATCCTTGAGTCGCGCCTACATGTTCCTCGGGGGATTTCCCATCCCCTTGCTTCAGCGCGGGGTGGTGGACAGGAAAGGCTTTGTGGCCTACCTCGACTTCGAATGGGGCGCCGAAAGGATAGCAGGCGAGTTTGATGGCCTCGTCAAGTACCAGAAACCGGAGTTTCTGCGCGGCCGCACTCCCTCCGAGGTGGTGATTGCCGAGAAGAAGAGGGAGGACCGGATCCGCGCAACTGGACGGAGGGTTGTCCGGTGGACATGGGCTGAGTTGCGGGATGCGGAGACTTTTGCCGCCTTCCTCATCGCCGAGGGGGTGCCCAGGCTACCGCTTCGCGCCACCATTCCGGGTGTCCGCGCCCGAAAAGGACAGCCGCCATCCGGGGCCGGATAG
- the menD gene encoding 2-succinyl-5-enolpyruvyl-6-hydroxy-3-cyclohexene-1-carboxylic-acid synthase — protein MTSHNDAAPGTSQTGSPDAPSISAIAAARIAVGVLIDGGVQYVVVSPGSRSAPMAYALAEASAEGRVELLVRIDERSAGFTALGLALATGSPAAVLTTSGTAVGNLMPAVMEANHAAVPLVVLSADRPDELRGTGANQTTVQPDLFGDQVRFAADIPAGSDPARAIRTGLSAATGAFPELPPGPVQLNLAFRDPLVPSPEEALPPAAERQRYRIGTEPLIMNLPPASAGLPERRTVVLAGHDAGPVAEAFARAHGLPLLAEPSSNARFGPNAAGPYRLLLEHFGSGSAMPIERVVLFGRPTLSRPVAALLARAEVPSALYQPLPVAWFEPGRRTELPLENLADLAEFAGRGAPEWLDTWLLASSAAQHALDGILSADAAATGLSVGSLVWKHSGGQLLLGSSNGIRDVDLAGLPAPEPAATVYANRGLSGIDGTISTATGVALGGRQETTVLLGDITFLHDAGGLFLGSGEEQPQLRIVVLNDSGGAIFDLLEHGAVREAGTYGDAVERLFGTPHTVDLSALAAAYGVGHSVVGTTAGLAEALARPIEGRTIVEVRTDRHGLRGLHARIREAVAAAVAGVLAR, from the coding sequence GTGACTTCGCACAACGATGCCGCCCCCGGCACTTCCCAGACAGGTTCACCGGACGCCCCTTCCATCAGCGCCATCGCGGCGGCAAGGATCGCCGTCGGGGTTTTGATCGACGGCGGCGTGCAGTACGTGGTGGTTTCGCCCGGTTCCCGTTCGGCTCCCATGGCATACGCGCTGGCCGAAGCCTCAGCTGAGGGCCGGGTGGAACTGCTGGTGCGCATCGACGAGCGCTCTGCCGGGTTCACGGCCCTGGGCCTGGCACTTGCCACCGGCTCTCCCGCTGCCGTGCTGACGACGTCCGGTACCGCCGTCGGAAACCTGATGCCCGCCGTCATGGAGGCCAACCACGCTGCGGTTCCCTTGGTGGTCCTGTCCGCGGACCGCCCGGATGAGCTCCGCGGCACGGGCGCCAACCAGACAACCGTCCAGCCGGACCTCTTCGGCGATCAGGTGCGCTTCGCCGCCGACATCCCCGCCGGATCGGACCCCGCGCGCGCCATCCGGACCGGCCTGTCCGCCGCCACCGGCGCCTTCCCGGAGCTCCCGCCGGGCCCCGTCCAGCTGAATCTCGCCTTCCGCGATCCGCTGGTTCCCTCGCCGGAAGAGGCGCTCCCGCCGGCGGCCGAGCGGCAGCGCTACCGGATCGGCACCGAGCCCCTCATTATGAACCTGCCGCCGGCGTCAGCGGGGCTGCCCGAGCGGCGGACGGTGGTCCTGGCAGGGCACGACGCCGGACCCGTCGCCGAGGCGTTTGCCCGCGCCCACGGCCTGCCGCTGCTGGCGGAGCCGTCATCGAATGCCCGCTTCGGCCCGAACGCCGCGGGGCCGTACCGGCTTCTGCTGGAGCACTTCGGATCAGGGTCCGCGATGCCGATTGAGCGCGTGGTGCTGTTTGGCCGCCCCACGCTGTCCCGCCCGGTGGCAGCCCTTCTGGCCCGCGCGGAAGTTCCGTCCGCCCTGTACCAGCCGCTTCCCGTGGCCTGGTTCGAGCCGGGCCGCCGCACCGAGCTGCCGCTGGAGAACCTTGCAGACCTGGCGGAATTCGCGGGCCGCGGGGCACCGGAATGGCTGGATACCTGGCTCCTCGCCAGCTCGGCAGCGCAGCATGCCCTGGACGGAATACTTTCAGCTGACGCCGCCGCCACCGGCCTGTCCGTGGGATCGCTGGTCTGGAAGCACAGCGGCGGCCAACTGCTGCTGGGATCTTCCAATGGAATCAGGGACGTGGACCTGGCCGGGCTGCCCGCTCCCGAACCGGCCGCCACGGTGTATGCCAACCGCGGGCTGTCAGGCATTGACGGCACCATCTCCACAGCCACCGGCGTAGCGCTTGGCGGCCGGCAGGAAACAACCGTCCTGCTGGGGGACATCACCTTCCTTCACGACGCCGGAGGGCTGTTCCTCGGCTCCGGGGAGGAACAGCCGCAGCTCCGGATCGTGGTCCTCAACGACTCCGGCGGTGCCATCTTCGACCTGCTGGAGCACGGTGCGGTGCGCGAGGCCGGAACCTACGGGGACGCCGTCGAACGCCTCTTCGGCACCCCGCACACAGTGGACCTTTCGGCACTCGCCGCAGCGTACGGCGTCGGGCATTCAGTGGTGGGTACGACGGCGGGACTCGCCGAGGCGCTTGCCCGGCCGATCGAAGGCCGCACCATAGTGGAGGTCCGGACGGACCGGCACGGCCTGCGCGGCCTGCACGCACGGATCAGGGAAGCCGTGGCCGCGGCGGTAGCGGGAGTACTGGCCCGCTGA
- a CDS encoding magnesium and cobalt transport protein CorA — translation MTIIDNAVYVDGLRTEDPASLDETYFVLRQREGMAWIGLYRPDPGELQSVAEEFDLNALAVEDALAGHQRAKLEHYGECVFLVLRPARYLDDVEKVDFGEIHVFVGADYVVTVRHAESPDLAKVRRRMEAMPDFLALGPDAVLYGILDQVVDEYEPVAAGLENDIDEIEDDLFGADPEVSRRIYELSRQVIMFQRATSPLAGILQVLMAGTPEREPDPELQDHFRDVLDHVLRLNERVASFRVLLQNALAVNAALVAQRQNDEMRRLTESSIAQSEQVKRISSWAAILFAPTLVGTIYGMNFRSMPELEWVFGYPFALGLMIAMGLALYWTFRHNRWI, via the coding sequence GTGACCATTATCGACAACGCCGTCTACGTCGACGGGCTGCGGACGGAGGATCCCGCCAGCCTGGACGAGACCTACTTTGTGCTCCGCCAGCGCGAGGGGATGGCGTGGATCGGCCTTTACCGGCCGGACCCCGGGGAACTGCAGTCGGTGGCCGAGGAATTCGACCTCAATGCGCTCGCCGTCGAGGATGCCCTGGCCGGCCACCAGCGAGCCAAACTGGAGCATTACGGCGAATGCGTCTTCCTGGTGCTGCGGCCGGCCCGCTACCTGGACGACGTGGAGAAGGTGGACTTCGGCGAGATCCACGTCTTTGTCGGCGCCGACTATGTGGTGACCGTCCGGCATGCCGAATCCCCGGACCTGGCCAAGGTGCGCCGCCGGATGGAAGCCATGCCGGACTTCCTGGCCCTGGGCCCGGATGCGGTCCTCTACGGCATCCTGGACCAGGTGGTGGACGAGTACGAACCCGTGGCGGCGGGGCTCGAGAACGACATTGACGAGATCGAGGACGACCTCTTCGGGGCGGACCCGGAGGTTTCCCGGCGCATTTACGAGCTTTCCCGCCAGGTCATCATGTTCCAGCGCGCCACCAGCCCGCTGGCAGGGATCCTCCAGGTCCTGATGGCCGGGACGCCGGAGCGGGAGCCCGATCCGGAACTCCAGGACCACTTCCGCGACGTGCTGGACCACGTGCTCCGGCTCAATGAACGCGTGGCATCCTTCCGTGTGCTGCTGCAGAACGCGCTGGCCGTGAACGCCGCGCTGGTGGCCCAGCGGCAGAATGACGAGATGCGCCGCCTCACCGAATCCAGCATTGCCCAGAGCGAGCAGGTCAAGCGGATTTCCTCCTGGGCGGCCATCCTGTTTGCGCCCACGCTGGTGGGAACCATTTATGGCATGAACTTCCGTTCCATGCCGGAGCTCGAGTGGGTGTTTGGCTACCCGTTTGCCCTCGGCCTGATGATTGCCATGGGGCTGGCGCTCTACTGGACCTTCCGCCACAACAGGTGGATCTAG
- a CDS encoding PhoX family protein, whose translation MSETARKFTLLPMLGHTKGKRSAVTCALKCDNACAGDVCNTSSNSYFRDIASATMSRRAALGFGAAGALAVVLGSAVTSPDSAHAAGLSKAAKEGFGKSKLQFTAIPSIDAMVDAVTVPEGFTWKPVIRWGDPIFNDAPELDLNNQTVAAQERQFGYNNDYTDILEIPGSKGRRAVLFSNHEYTNDAIMFPPAMPAEQQRKVGAAAHGLSVVELERHNKNQPWTYVKGAELNRRYLNSTVYELTGPAAGSALVKTVEDKDGRFIKGTLGNCAGGTTPWGTILSGEENFQGYFVGNGTSAGDKRYGITSKPTARKWELDEDRWDTRKPGYENEANRFGWIVEVDPFDPTSTPKKHSSLGRFKHEGANVIIAESGHVVAYSGDDERFDYLYKFVSKDKYIEGDRKHNMTLLSAGNLYVAKFTGNSPAAEITGTGAVPSDGAFDGIGQWLPLVVDGKSAVPGMSVEEVLVYTRLAADKVGPTKMDRAEDVQPSLHTGKVYVACTNNSNRGTGTNEGATEVNPRNQNRDGHIVEITETGDQTSTTFTWNLLMVCGDPKQGDVTYFSGFPVDQVSPISCPDNLAFDSVGNLWISTDGAPSGIGRADGLFKVTLEGAERGKVEQFLAVPRDAETCGPIIHDEERTVFVAVQHPGEDGTFEKQVSFFPDYVTEGTTPAPGQVRAPRPSVIQVFRTDA comes from the coding sequence ATGTCTGAAACTGCCCGCAAGTTCACCCTGCTGCCGATGCTCGGCCACACCAAGGGCAAGCGCAGCGCCGTCACCTGCGCCCTGAAGTGCGACAACGCCTGCGCAGGCGACGTCTGCAACACCAGCTCCAACAGCTACTTCCGCGACATCGCCTCCGCCACCATGTCCCGCCGCGCCGCCCTGGGCTTCGGCGCCGCCGGTGCCCTCGCCGTCGTCCTCGGCAGCGCCGTCACCTCGCCGGACTCCGCACATGCCGCCGGCCTCTCCAAGGCAGCGAAGGAAGGCTTCGGCAAGTCCAAGCTTCAGTTCACCGCCATTCCCTCGATTGATGCGATGGTGGACGCCGTCACCGTGCCGGAAGGCTTCACCTGGAAGCCGGTCATCCGCTGGGGCGACCCCATCTTCAACGACGCGCCGGAGCTGGACCTGAACAACCAGACGGTTGCAGCCCAGGAAAGGCAGTTCGGCTACAACAACGACTACACGGACATCCTTGAGATCCCGGGCAGCAAGGGCCGCCGCGCCGTTCTGTTCTCCAACCACGAGTACACCAACGACGCCATCATGTTCCCTCCCGCCATGCCGGCCGAGCAGCAGCGCAAAGTGGGAGCAGCTGCGCACGGGCTGTCCGTTGTGGAGCTGGAGCGCCACAACAAGAACCAGCCGTGGACCTACGTCAAGGGCGCGGAACTGAACCGCCGCTACCTGAACAGCACGGTCTATGAACTGACCGGCCCTGCTGCAGGATCTGCACTGGTCAAGACCGTCGAGGACAAGGACGGCCGCTTCATCAAGGGCACCCTGGGCAACTGCGCCGGCGGAACCACCCCTTGGGGCACCATCCTCTCCGGTGAGGAAAACTTCCAGGGCTACTTTGTCGGCAACGGCACTTCCGCCGGAGACAAGCGCTACGGCATCACCAGCAAGCCAACCGCCCGCAAGTGGGAACTGGACGAGGACCGCTGGGACACCCGCAAGCCCGGCTACGAGAACGAGGCCAACCGCTTCGGATGGATCGTGGAAGTCGACCCCTTCGATCCCACCTCCACCCCGAAGAAGCATTCCTCCCTGGGCCGCTTCAAGCACGAGGGTGCCAACGTCATCATCGCCGAGTCCGGTCACGTAGTGGCCTACTCCGGCGACGACGAGCGCTTCGACTACCTGTACAAGTTCGTTTCCAAGGACAAGTACATTGAGGGCGACCGCAAACACAACATGACCCTCCTGTCCGCCGGTAACCTGTACGTCGCCAAGTTCACGGGCAACTCACCGGCCGCTGAAATCACCGGCACCGGGGCCGTCCCCTCGGACGGTGCCTTCGACGGCATCGGCCAGTGGCTGCCCCTGGTTGTAGACGGAAAGTCCGCTGTTCCGGGCATGTCCGTCGAAGAGGTCCTGGTGTACACCCGCCTGGCTGCCGACAAGGTTGGCCCCACCAAGATGGACCGCGCCGAGGACGTACAGCCCAGCCTGCACACGGGCAAGGTCTACGTGGCGTGCACCAACAACTCCAACCGCGGCACCGGAACGAACGAAGGCGCCACCGAGGTCAACCCGCGCAACCAGAACCGCGATGGCCACATCGTGGAAATCACCGAGACCGGCGACCAGACCTCCACCACCTTCACCTGGAACCTGCTCATGGTCTGCGGCGATCCCAAGCAGGGCGACGTCACCTACTTCTCCGGCTTCCCGGTGGACCAGGTCTCGCCCATCTCCTGCCCGGACAACCTCGCGTTCGACTCCGTGGGCAACCTCTGGATTTCCACCGACGGCGCCCCCTCCGGCATCGGCCGCGCGGACGGGCTCTTCAAGGTCACCTTGGAAGGAGCCGAGCGCGGGAAGGTGGAGCAGTTCCTGGCTGTTCCGCGCGATGCCGAGACCTGCGGCCCCATCATCCACGATGAGGAGCGCACCGTGTTCGTCGCCGTGCAGCACCCGGGCGAGGACGGCACGTTCGAGAAGCAGGTTTCCTTCTTCCCGGACTACGTCACGGAAGGCACGACGCCGGCTCCCGGCCAGGTACGCGCACCCCGCCCGTCCGTGATCCAGGTGTTCCGCACCGACGCCTGA
- a CDS encoding o-succinylbenzoate synthase → MPTPLPTVPPLAELLAGAHVVSLPMRVKFRGIMERESLLLHGPAGWGEFCPFPEYGDAEASRWLAAAVEAGWQGFPAPLRSVIPVNATVPAVPADRVPDVLARFGRVDAVKVKVAEQGQTLDDDVARLAAVRSALPDAAVRVDANGGWDVPAAVEALTRLAVVGLEYAEQPVPTIEGLAQVRRALRGAGTPVLIAADESVRKESDPLRVARAGAADLIVVKVAPLGGVRRALDVVARAGLPAVVSSALDTSVGIRAGLALAAALPELPYACGLGTVSLFESDVTTDPLVADDGAIRLRDVAADAGLLERYAASAERRDWWLDRLARVHALLAAR, encoded by the coding sequence ATGCCCACGCCGCTGCCCACCGTGCCCCCTTTAGCGGAACTCCTGGCCGGCGCGCACGTCGTGAGCCTGCCCATGCGGGTCAAGTTCCGCGGCATCATGGAGCGCGAGTCCCTGTTGCTGCACGGCCCCGCCGGCTGGGGCGAGTTCTGCCCGTTCCCCGAGTACGGCGACGCAGAGGCCTCCCGCTGGCTCGCCGCGGCCGTTGAAGCCGGCTGGCAAGGCTTCCCCGCCCCGCTGCGTTCGGTGATCCCCGTCAACGCCACGGTTCCCGCCGTACCTGCGGACCGCGTGCCGGACGTTCTGGCACGCTTCGGCCGGGTGGACGCGGTCAAGGTCAAGGTGGCCGAACAGGGACAAACGCTGGACGACGACGTCGCGCGCCTCGCCGCCGTCCGTTCCGCCCTCCCCGATGCTGCCGTCCGGGTGGACGCCAACGGCGGCTGGGACGTTCCGGCCGCCGTCGAGGCACTCACCCGGCTGGCCGTCGTCGGGCTTGAATACGCCGAGCAGCCGGTGCCCACGATTGAGGGTCTGGCGCAGGTGCGGCGCGCGCTCCGCGGGGCGGGAACGCCGGTGCTGATTGCGGCCGACGAAAGCGTCCGCAAGGAATCCGACCCCCTGCGGGTTGCCCGCGCCGGCGCGGCGGACCTCATCGTGGTCAAGGTGGCACCGCTCGGGGGAGTGCGGCGCGCCCTGGACGTCGTGGCACGGGCCGGGCTGCCCGCCGTCGTCAGTTCCGCGCTGGACACCTCGGTGGGCATCCGCGCCGGACTGGCCCTGGCGGCCGCATTGCCGGAGCTGCCGTATGCGTGCGGTCTGGGGACGGTGTCCCTGTTCGAATCGGACGTCACCACGGATCCGTTAGTGGCCGACGACGGCGCCATCCGCCTGCGTGACGTCGCCGCCGACGCCGGGCTGCTGGAGCGGTACGCGGCTTCCGCGGAACGGCGGGACTGGTGGCTGGACCGGCTCGCCCGCGTCCACGCGCTCCTGGCCGCCCGCTAG
- a CDS encoding ABC transporter permease — translation MRELRILWGQRLRRDRWQLVTWVLGMGALTLFAASAIQQTYGEESSRAEILQVAIATPAILMLRGLPRDASLGGFMFFLIYAFLALLAGLMSTFLAVRHSRADEETGSAELIAATPAGRLTPAVATVMHGISANVLVALAVFGGFLAAGLDRDGSLLAGASVGAVGLAFLGVGLFVAQLMGTSRGANGYAASLVVLAYLLRGIGDAGGTPSADGLPMTAGTASWFSPIGWGQQTFAFTGGRWWPLLLPLGLAVFSGGVAWVLLERRDSGASVFGALPGRMAARPGLRSPTALALRLQAGSITGWGVGGLTMGLLAGSLGRAIASTETAGSNITVALRAILQTQGVSLTQLMISAMFSIAGILAAACGLQAVLRLRQEEAGGTAELLLAAPISRVHWLASYLLLGMASVVLVLSLTALGAWASLAAAGDTSVEGQAVWETAAAQLPAALIYLAVPALVFVIWPAATIAGGWALLGAGVVMGIFGGLVGLDKSVRDLSPFTHTPVPSGSTTDWSGAWWMLAIAVVAAAVAVAAMRRRETGTA, via the coding sequence ATGCGCGAACTCCGGATCCTGTGGGGCCAGCGGCTGCGGCGTGACCGCTGGCAGCTGGTCACCTGGGTGCTGGGCATGGGCGCCCTCACGCTGTTCGCTGCTTCCGCCATCCAACAGACCTACGGCGAGGAGTCCAGCCGGGCGGAGATCCTCCAGGTGGCCATCGCCACCCCGGCCATTCTCATGCTCCGCGGCCTGCCGCGCGACGCAAGCCTTGGCGGCTTCATGTTCTTCCTGATCTACGCCTTCCTGGCGCTGCTGGCAGGCCTGATGAGCACCTTCCTGGCCGTGCGCCACTCGCGGGCCGATGAGGAGACCGGGAGCGCCGAGCTGATCGCAGCCACCCCGGCCGGTCGCCTGACCCCTGCCGTGGCCACGGTCATGCATGGCATCAGCGCCAATGTCCTGGTCGCGCTCGCGGTGTTCGGCGGATTCTTGGCGGCGGGGCTGGATCGTGACGGTTCGTTGCTGGCGGGAGCCTCCGTAGGCGCCGTCGGGCTCGCGTTTTTGGGCGTGGGGCTCTTCGTCGCCCAGCTGATGGGGACCTCCCGCGGCGCAAACGGCTACGCGGCTTCCTTGGTTGTGCTGGCCTACCTCCTGCGGGGCATCGGCGATGCCGGCGGCACGCCGAGCGCCGACGGGCTCCCCATGACCGCCGGAACGGCCAGCTGGTTCTCCCCGATCGGATGGGGCCAGCAGACGTTCGCCTTCACCGGCGGCCGCTGGTGGCCGCTGCTCCTGCCGCTGGGGCTGGCCGTCTTCTCCGGTGGCGTGGCGTGGGTCCTCCTGGAACGGCGGGACAGCGGCGCGAGCGTGTTTGGTGCGCTGCCCGGCCGGATGGCGGCCCGGCCCGGCCTGCGCAGCCCCACCGCCCTTGCCCTCCGGCTGCAGGCTGGCTCGATCACCGGCTGGGGCGTCGGCGGGCTGACCATGGGGCTGCTGGCCGGTTCGCTGGGCAGGGCGATTGCGTCAACGGAGACCGCCGGCAGCAACATCACTGTTGCGCTGCGCGCCATCCTCCAAACCCAGGGTGTGTCACTGACCCAGCTGATGATCTCGGCGATGTTCTCGATCGCCGGCATCCTGGCCGCCGCCTGCGGGTTGCAGGCGGTCCTGCGACTGAGGCAGGAGGAGGCCGGCGGCACGGCGGAACTCCTGCTCGCCGCCCCCATCAGCCGCGTGCATTGGCTGGCCAGCTACCTCCTGCTGGGCATGGCCTCGGTGGTACTGGTCCTGTCCCTGACAGCCCTCGGTGCCTGGGCTTCCCTGGCCGCGGCCGGCGACACATCCGTGGAAGGGCAGGCCGTATGGGAGACCGCGGCGGCCCAGCTGCCGGCGGCACTGATCTACCTGGCCGTCCCCGCGCTGGTGTTCGTCATCTGGCCGGCCGCGACCATCGCCGGGGGCTGGGCCCTCCTCGGGGCCGGCGTGGTGATGGGCATCTTCGGCGGACTGGTGGGCCTGGACAAGAGCGTCCGCGACCTCTCGCCGTTCACCCACACCCCTGTTCCCAGCGGTTCGACGACGGACTGGAGCGGAGCGTGGTGGATGCTGGCCATCGCCGTGGTCGCGGCCGCCGTGGCCGTGGCAGCGATGCGGCGCCGCGAAACAGGGACGGCCTGA
- a CDS encoding amino acid ABC transporter permease produces MAMTARQRARVSLYVQAGIFVVAVAALILATDWKTIGNSVFNFGKIGPMFPGIFLVGLKNTLIYTVLGFIVGLSGGLLLALMKLSSFPLYRWIATGYIEFFRGVPALLVFIAFGYGVPLAFGVQWNVTVIVMVSLGMVAAAYIAETLRAGLQAVPKGQMEAARSLGMPQWRAMVTIVIPQAFKIVLPPLTNEVILLTKDSSLIYVLGLTASQYELTKFGRDGISSLGAGLTPLLVAGAFYLVITIPLSFLARKFESRTARNNR; encoded by the coding sequence ATGGCAATGACCGCACGTCAACGCGCCAGAGTAAGCCTGTATGTCCAGGCCGGAATCTTTGTTGTGGCCGTCGCCGCGCTGATCCTGGCCACCGACTGGAAGACCATCGGCAACAGCGTCTTCAACTTTGGCAAGATCGGACCGATGTTCCCGGGTATCTTCCTGGTGGGCCTGAAAAACACCCTGATCTATACGGTCCTCGGCTTCATCGTGGGCCTCTCCGGCGGCCTGCTGCTGGCCCTGATGAAGCTCTCCAGCTTCCCTCTCTACCGGTGGATCGCCACCGGCTACATTGAGTTCTTCCGCGGCGTTCCCGCCCTGCTGGTGTTCATCGCCTTCGGCTATGGCGTTCCCTTGGCCTTTGGCGTCCAGTGGAACGTCACCGTGATCGTGATGGTTTCCCTGGGCATGGTTGCCGCGGCGTACATCGCCGAAACCCTCCGCGCCGGCCTCCAGGCCGTACCGAAGGGCCAGATGGAAGCGGCCCGGTCGTTGGGCATGCCCCAGTGGCGGGCCATGGTCACCATCGTCATCCCGCAGGCCTTCAAGATTGTCCTGCCGCCGCTGACCAACGAGGTCATCCTGCTCACCAAGGACTCCTCCCTGATCTACGTCCTGGGCCTCACCGCATCCCAGTACGAGCTCACCAAATTCGGCCGCGACGGCATCTCGAGCCTCGGTGCGGGCCTGACGCCGCTCCTGGTGGCCGGCGCCTTCTACCTGGTGATCACCATCCCCCTGAGCTTCCTGGCCCGGAAGTTCGAAAGCCGCACCGCGCGGAACAATCGATAG